A segment of the Zingiber officinale cultivar Zhangliang chromosome 8B, Zo_v1.1, whole genome shotgun sequence genome:
taatatgttatattcctcactttaattcgaatcagatatgttgtgatgttgctgcaagtttctgcttttatcttttatttttttcatactgttgtgaatttgttggtgtaaatatatcatcttgctgtgagtttatgcatgtttctaactaaacttatgttgatcagtctaagttgttacagatcaatggattctactagaaagagtaagagaatagggcaacttgcaaagttggacAAGGGTAAAGAAATCATTACAGTTGCCCGTGAAGAGAGTTGCGAGGGTGATAAAGTGTTGGATTCCAAAGACACTATCTCCTCAAGAACTTCTAGAGGTCGCACACAGTTGgataagattacaaagcaaagaatgcaaggtattagaaatgaggtgtcattcaataattttggacaaccgataggaccagctgctgtagccatgcaaagttacattggtgtcttggctcggcaaaaggttaatattaaatacaagacatggaagcaagtcccaattgctgtcaaagaattaatatgggaatcagtcaatgtaagcaagttagcatgttttaacaattataatatttcactactaatgatagatatattttatgtttgtcttaattaatcttattaatgttttccacttatttgatgtacagttgatttataatgttgactcaaagtggaaaaagggatgtttgaggtctgcaaacagtaagtggaggcaatacaagacccatctcacccaaaaatttattttaagcaggcgtgacaaacctgaggagttgaatgagccacctgttggctttgaaattacaagagaagattggcgtgcgtttgtcattagtcgcatttctgaagatttcattgtaagattctaaattttttcttttgaaactattcgatcataattcattatgtattattcaaatttgatatgtcgcatgtttgaaataactagaaactcagtgatcaacaaaaagagcgaaggaaaaaaaatagatatcctcatcgactctcacgcaaagggtatgtacgctttgctgaagaaattgtaagtatttttaaaatatatttcctctaagaaccctctaattgattcacattaaattatttcacatttgttatttgatttttctttgttgtaggggactgaattatgtgatgataatgacatcaatagagctattatgtggaagaaaggacgcgccaacaaaggaggagagtttgaaggtgaagatttggtggacacagtacacaagattgtaagtaaattttcatgttcttctgataatgacttcaatatatcttctagttttcgagagtaaagttgcatgcatgcataccctttgcgtgaggaagccaaggcaagcaatgcaatgaggagtttaatagccattccttgcatagcttgaattctcaatactagagcatgtattgaggaagtaaatggtgaatgaatgcattgagagcttagaggtgacgggtttatatagaacagatgtggatttactaggtatctaggtttgaaatgttcttacttggagaagagatcaagtcggaaagtctattacatgcagtggtttccttttgctgcaatcaattaatggtgaatgcattgagaacttagaggtgatagctagagtttctatagaacagatgcagataaatcaaccaggtttgaaacgttcttggcagtaagcaatttgtaagcttcgataacccaagggccagtaaagttgttccccagaccactgctctgaagcttctattatgttttcccacttgattggtgacaaataaagctccttgtctccttgagcattctctttgtgttgttttagtttgaattaaagcataagattcatgattcggaacttgagaggttgggaacaactttacttttgattattctttcctacaactccagacaattagcttcaattatgtggtggtcctctctttatgggtttgtgtagtgaaaatttattaaaattttgtcattttattaaacttgtagtcaattgctcaatcaaatatgtgccttttttagaactgtgcagaagtaaatatatgattgaatgccaaaaaaggaaaaaatatttcaaagtcaacttcatatttgttcaatatgacttactaagcacttgacttgagctatcatgggaagaaccggcctggacatcagtattttttaaaccaatattgcatatccttggtaattatccttggtaaagtactgataattctttttaatgttgcattacaggatgaatatatacagcaaaagagggagggtaagctgcaatgcgaaggagcaaaagaggatattcttaccaaggcacttgaaactcaggaatattctaggcgtgtccggggtatcggaggtcatatcaacccaacaatctatttcaatgttggtagaacaaggaagaaatatgatgttaccctagatataatcgctgagcataaaagggagctgaaggaggcgaagatgcaaattttagaacaagatgtacgaatccaaaaacttgaagcattaatgcataaaaggggttcatgggacaattcaattgatgacaaaggcagttgctcggtgaagtttcatcagaagaatattgaagaagatgacgtatagattgtgggtaaagacgaagttttacaagtaaaatacaagttatagtgatattcattattattatagcattataaactaaatataatcaacatgttttttttttaatattttagggtcaatcagttgcattgacattggaatcttgctcaaatattgctgcatatggtacaattgtttgtttcaatggcatggaaaaaatgcttcatggtattccatttcccaagaattgcattcgagtctccattgatcaagcagtggacaaatccgctcctttgccatatccaattccaagtgaatgtgaagtaattggtgatgccataggaactgttgtggcttggcctgaacagcagattgtgaagcaagatgaggtatatgagatattatatttctaattatattgtcactttattattatatttctaattatattgccactttattattattcaacctagctatctaacttgtttatatttgaaattattagaagcctagaaggaagaagtttgaacgaaaaaaatcaaaacctactttgtcaacaagtgtcccaagagcattacataaGTTATATTGTTACGGgaagcatgctctagatggaggaaaatgtatatcaatgtgcttagataatgaagtgtttgatgaagattgtgaactttttcttgaccttgaggacatcaattctttgtatcatttggagtcaatttcaggaaatttgatcgttgcctacatatggtaagtaagtttatttaagcaatttcagcaactttttcatcacatgtttgcttcccaattttagcaacttattatggtttattgttacaatttcaccaacttattatgagtgatcattattttttaatccacatgattgttttgtatctaaattttattatttagtatctaaatattattttctcggttgcaactgcattgctttacttatgctgggaaattactgcattgctttatgtttgcttggaaattctaatatctagcaagacagaaatccctgatttgaactgcaagaagtttactaatattgttgtgtgaacaagtttactcttgaaaaatttaacttctagtaattttctcataccatgttattctcattaagttaatagttcatcatttctattgagaggtttactaatatcaattgatgtggtacactttacataaatatagctcattcattttcaaccggcccttaatgtttgccttctgccatttgttcttctagacaggaagtactttgctcatatcttttttcttgtatatttttaagtatcttaaatgtgcttgtcctcaagaaataaaagaatttgcatgtatacatttctggtatgtttaatatgcaagactgttcatagtaagttctcatgtatgaatgttactatcatcagccataacttagtgttatgagtgatcattattttttccaacttattatgagtgttttgtatctaaattttattatttagtatctaaatattttttttctttgcaatgataggtgtctgtataaaaagatggtgaaagataccaagacaaagaaatttagatttatgaatccacacaaactcccatatctggcaaaaacggcacaagacaaatcagttaagcttgaaaccctgaatcaaagggcaactcttttagcagataagctgacaagtgcatcaacagatcaactagtgttagtgccatgtaatgtcgggtaagcaagaagtaaaacatcactttcaattgcttcctttcgataatttattcaattttatgatctaatcctatgtatttgcctagtttccattggaatcttagtgttattgaaccttacaaggatgctatttacctgctggattccctaagttgccgcatttgcgatgatgattcaaaatacgtaatggaaatgtgagttcagatttcttttagtaaatatttattataataaaaatcttatttaacaaatattcttaacgtatgaagggccttaaaattgtttaattcaaccaagggaaggaaaggtaggaaaaatgttaagtgggaagtagttaaggtatgtgtacttttgtttaacatatattgtaatgtgtataattttcattaacaatttgactctaattactatatataggctcctcaacaaccggatgcgaaacaatgtggtttttttgtgatgcgatttatgagagaaattattgaagaagttgagactattgagagagattcgctgcaatcaatagtaacattatttagcttatctcaaattatttggcataaactatttaaaattgcaaagtgatcagtgttgattattttttccattaacataaattgtgtatgctcacagttcacaaaaatagggtactctcgtgaacaaattgatgaggttcggtccgagttggcggagtgcatacaagatcatatttatgaataggtatggaatgatagttgccataattctatttagatttaagttcatggaatggtggttttttttagtggaatcatagttaatgccaatttttttgatgcagtgcatagttaccagatcgaccttgagcagttgaccccaaagaaaagttgtcactgaagtttaaaaacttgtgaaaatttttagtgaatgatgatgttttgtgaatgatgatgttttggaaaaattgtcacttaggtgaaaggatgttttctggattaatatgcaagtacaaagcactgtattatatgttattctgtaaagttctgtcagtgtaaattatctagtttctttatctagcttttgttccactattgggtttgtttttctaataattactcgtgcagcaaaatactgagcaagaagctgaagatcttataatcaggtaaagtagaaaaagttaactacttcattatgctttcatcttagtatttgtatatttgatttgtcttctttgaaccagcttcaagtcaaaaagccagatcctctagatagctgttaaaaataaggtattatttggtttgtcagtgatcttaatatttggtaatatttggtctttgatgctcacgacagagttccaacgctgcatgattaccttgttcaagcagattgctcgctgcctcagtagctcgcattttcaggtttgtttcatcattgatattccttctttttagtgttctatattaaaaggaaatactaaccgtcgatgagattgttatcctcttgcttgaacatgaaccaaagtatataaatttgaccttttgatctgaaagtataaaaaaaagttaattggatactagttttttatttttttttgcagttgcattgttgtattttcatatgtttctcagtgaacttctaaacaattcttttttcattaatttattaaggcttattataagtttcagtttgatggtgcaaattgttttcttttgtaatccatctgtttcttctttggtttaggaaagttgaagtgaatcccttgatagttgtttcataggtttgttccattattttccagtacgtactggaatcactatcaatagccctcaaggactgtttacaaccttgcaatcaaattaattggacttataatctaatgtatggtcatctggagcatgaatattggaggattcatgaatgactcttcggatgatgaatgtatgtcatttaatattggttcatgtatttatttagatacatcttgagtattccctataaataccctatgtatttaacaattcaaagatgaagaaaatcagaagtagttgaacactaacacttggacgccaacatttttgagttggcgcctagatttgaccatctaatagacacggctaaaggatcaacttctatgaacacccttaataacttatacagatatttgtgaacaattaggttggtggctatcatttatcctccctttttgttgttttttccatgtacccaatgcagctttcatttcaaaggttccaagctgatgaacaaggatgggtggacacaatccttttgataatattttatttcCTCAATAAGCTACAGTGTCTGAAGTGCTAAAATGTATAAAATTTTCACGTTAAACCCTCCTATTAGGGAACTGATTTTATTGTCCTAGTGGGTTGTTTACTACTATTAACATAATCTTCCTGTGTCCTAAACGATTCTTCCCAGAGATCACTCTTTAGGAGATACAAATATTCTAGTGCATATGTATTATTGTGCTGGACCTTTTCGTATGTTAATGTTTCTGCTCGATATTACAAATGTCAGAAGTTATCTGGTAAAATCTGAAGTCCCTCCTACACAGTCTCTGCTATGTAGTCCTGTATTTCAATGTTTTGCTTCAAATGTTACATGCTATAAATTGCAGGTACTATACCGATCCATCTGGCACATTCTGGCAATGCAATGCAAAAGCAATAGGATCTGGATCCGAAGGAGCTGATAGTTCTCTTCAAGAGCAATACAACAAGGTAGCTACTATGGCAATTTTAGATATACATGGCTGTGCAAGGCAAATTTGCTTTGACGGCAGCCTTCTCTATTGTGGCTACTTAGATCTATAGTAATTTTCTGTTTGTGGTATTGTGGTGGCGGTGATGAGAATAATTTCATGAGGGCGCTTGTTTATCCAGGACCTGTCCCTTCTGGAAGCTGAAACTATAGCTCTTTCCATCCTGAAACAAGTCATGGAAGAAAAGGTATATTTCTTGTGGTTTTTCTGTATCTACCTGCTTTAGAAGCTAAGATAGATAAAGCATCCCTGTTATCAAACCTGGATTAGGTTCATTCAGGCTCCTGGTTAATGAATTATTACTTGGTCTATTTGGATAAACTAATCGGGTGTGCTTAGATGTTTACTTCTAAATCATATAAACACTGCATTTAAATATGATAAAGAGAGAATACACTATTCAATCTGGTACCAGCTGACCTGAATGTATGTTTTGGGTACTTTTGTATTAGACGGGTAAATTGGACTGATGCTTAAGGATCCAGTTCTagggtttcattttgttttacatAAATTGCAGAGTATTGCAACTTTTACATTGCTAATTACTCATTTGCATTAACAGGTAACCCCTAATAATGTTGACATTGCAAAGGTGGCTCCTACTTACCATCTATATACACCTGCCGAGGTTAAAGATGTCATTTCTCGCCTTTGATCGGCAAGGCCATTTATCTTGTTATCTGCGTTTCTTCGTACTTCATACTACTTGCTAGATTGCTGTTTAATTGTGCTGGATGCTGTGACCTTATTGTGTTCTGGTTGCTTATCCACTGAACCATATTCCGTTCAAAGAAGTTTAGTAATGTCATCTGCAATTTCTCTAAAAGTTTTATTCCCTTAGAGTCTATGCTGTGAAATTATAATATGTCATCTCTCATTTTTCACATTCGCAGTGAAACAATTAATAGCTCACAAAAAATAGCTGAAGGTTGAATTTTAGTTTGCAAGTGTCTTGTACTTTGACTGGTTCCAGAATTTTGCTCTCAGGgtagttcacatttttattgttttttaaagaaatttgatATGGACAACTTTCTTGGGGGCCTTTGCTAATATTTTACCTCATTTACTGGATGTTTTTCAATTTTCACCAATGTAACCAATGTAACAGGAGACTTGGAGAAGAAATACTACAAGTGTTCAAGTCAATGTCACATTTAAATGCGGTATTgttggatattgttggagaattgCTAGTCCAGTTTATGCGGAGAACATTGTGAACGAGGAAGTGGACTGTTTAACTAGCCCTTTTTGGTTCTCATACCTCAAAGAGGTTGAGGgtattagggtttagggttatgTTAGGTTGTTGATTGTGTTATGCGAATATTCTATGAATCTATCTATTAAATTATTATGCTACAGAAAGAACAACCTGAAACTATTGCCGAAATTATGCCCATTAATAATTAATCTATGCAATACTGCATACAAGATGATATTATCTTGGTCTAAGAGCTGTGCACTTCTTCAGCTGACTGAAATGAGATGCAAGGATGTGATGGCGAAGGTAGATATAGACGGAAAAGCTCATGCTAAGTTGAATTTGTACTTCATCTAAGATACTTCAAATGAGGCTGGGATACTAGAGATTTGAGCAACTGCTCATGGGTTCCATCACGTAGGCTTTGTTCCAAATATTTATGGAATGGCAAATGGACTTTTAGCTTTCCAGCTTCTAGGGTCCTATAGGAAGCCTTTGAACCCAAGATCTGGAAAACTCCTGTTTCTTTCGATCCTTATGGACCGAGCAGAGTATAGAATTAAGGAAGATTTTGCTTGTAGAATTGGAATGGAGAAAGGCGCTCTTTCACCGATTACAAAATGATCGGTTAGTAACACATTGATGTGGGCAATCAACTTAATAGGAGTGTTGCTCAACACATCGATAATGATAAGTGGAGGTACGCCATACAACCTTTTGCTTCCCATTTGTCATTGCCATTATAGGCCTTCCACACGAAGTAACATTTGGACAACTTTACAATCTCATGCGAATTACTAGACGCAATGACTCATTGTTCCTTCGGCTGCGAAGTCTACTAGTCATAGCATAAACAAAAGGGTTACGACAAATGtagaatgaataaaaaaaaaacaacatcaagtattacattgtgcctggctacaagaagaccggggccgcaaaatccaataaagacaggtcaaacatcaagtagcattttgtaacttattcctcttaggttatatgcttggttaatatatatgcttagaacttgtaaagacaggtcaaacattaatatgcttggttaatatatccatctacagcactcccgctttttcctctaaatatgattttcatttagcacagaactaatgccaatttttttattttgatgcaatgtttaaagagcttgagtagaagttggccctaaagaaaacttgtcagttacgatataaacacacttacggtatgaattacatgtatatataacattgacatattatt
Coding sequences within it:
- the LOC122014141 gene encoding proteasome subunit alpha type-5-like, with the protein product MSEVIWYYTDPSGTFWQCNAKAIGSGSEGADSSLQEQYNKDLSLLEAETIALSILKQVMEEKVTPNNVDIAKVAPTYHLYTPAEVKDVISRL